Proteins from a genomic interval of Geodermatophilus obscurus DSM 43160:
- a CDS encoding helix-turn-helix domain-containing protein gives MTLLRTQLGTTLRGHRLRQRRTLRDVSGAARVSLGYLSEVERGQKEASSELLASICDALDVELADLLAEVSSGLRGADGRLRPLLPAADTADVPDEEVTGTTSDEQPVAEPALALVGASARAAGRSSGAVSLAA, from the coding sequence ATGACGCTGCTGCGCACCCAGCTCGGGACGACCCTGCGCGGCCACCGGCTGCGCCAGCGTCGGACGCTGCGCGACGTCTCCGGTGCCGCCCGGGTCAGCCTGGGCTATCTCTCCGAGGTCGAGCGGGGGCAGAAGGAGGCATCCTCCGAGCTGCTCGCCTCGATCTGCGACGCCCTCGACGTCGAGCTTGCCGACCTGCTGGCCGAGGTGAGCTCGGGACTGCGCGGGGCCGACGGCCGCCTGCGCCCGCTCCTGCCCGCGGCCGACACCGCCGACGTCCCCGACGAGGAGGTCACGGGCACCACGTCCGACGAGCAGCCGGTCGCCGAGCCGGCGCTGGCCCTGGTCGGTGCGTCGGCCCGCGCCGCCGGCCGCTCGTCCGGCGCGGTGTCGCTGGCGGCCTGA
- a CDS encoding DUF4032 domain-containing protein: MRYLFRPPVTDGAGLLSLPFHLPLEEWEPELLLEVPQRGISRHVVRFTAQGGHVYALKEIPERLARHEYALLGQFEEEGLPSVSVLGICVDRPDDQDAVLVTRYLEYSMSYRYLFSRPHGEHSEEQLLDTMVVLLVRLHLAGVFWGDCSLSNTLFRLDAGAFTAYLVDAETSERYPQLSPGQRRYDVDLARERVGAELLDLQAGSLLPSHVDPIEVADSLPVRYEALWDEVNREEVFALAEQRQRVAERLQRLNDLGFDVGEIELVTDPEGGARLRVETRVSEPGQNRRELFRLTGLEVQERQARRLLNDLRAYRATLEQKTGAPVPETVAGYRWLAESYQPVVEAIPPDLAGRLAPAEVFHEILEHRWFLSEKAGHDVGTTRAARSYFDTVLPRTPKELTTPSAIVGSRD, encoded by the coding sequence GTGCGGTACCTCTTCCGGCCACCGGTCACCGACGGCGCGGGCCTGCTGAGCCTGCCCTTCCACCTGCCCCTCGAGGAGTGGGAGCCCGAGCTGCTGCTCGAGGTCCCGCAGCGGGGCATCTCGCGGCACGTCGTCCGGTTCACCGCGCAGGGCGGGCACGTCTACGCCCTCAAGGAGATCCCCGAGCGGCTGGCCCGCCACGAGTACGCGCTGCTCGGCCAGTTCGAGGAGGAGGGGCTGCCGTCGGTCTCGGTGCTGGGCATCTGCGTCGACCGACCCGACGACCAGGACGCCGTCCTGGTGACCCGCTACCTCGAGTACTCGATGTCCTACCGGTACCTGTTCTCCCGTCCCCACGGGGAGCACTCCGAGGAGCAGCTGCTCGACACCATGGTGGTACTGCTCGTCCGGCTGCACCTGGCCGGCGTCTTCTGGGGCGACTGCTCGCTGTCCAACACCCTGTTCCGGCTCGACGCCGGCGCCTTCACCGCCTACCTGGTGGATGCCGAGACCTCCGAGCGGTACCCCCAGCTGAGCCCGGGGCAGCGGCGCTACGACGTCGACCTCGCACGGGAGCGGGTGGGCGCCGAGCTGCTGGACCTGCAGGCCGGCAGCCTGCTGCCGTCGCACGTGGACCCCATCGAGGTCGCCGACAGCCTGCCCGTTCGCTATGAGGCGCTCTGGGACGAGGTGAACCGCGAGGAGGTCTTCGCGCTGGCCGAGCAGCGCCAGCGGGTGGCCGAGCGGCTGCAGCGGCTCAACGACCTGGGGTTCGACGTCGGCGAGATCGAGCTCGTCACCGACCCCGAGGGCGGTGCGCGGCTGCGCGTGGAGACCCGCGTCTCCGAGCCCGGGCAGAACCGCCGGGAGCTGTTCCGGCTGACCGGCCTGGAGGTGCAGGAACGCCAGGCCCGCCGGCTGCTCAACGACCTGCGCGCCTACCGCGCCACGCTGGAGCAGAAGACCGGCGCCCCGGTCCCGGAGACCGTCGCCGGCTACCGCTGGTTGGCCGAGTCCTACCAGCCCGTCGTCGAGGCCATCCCGCCCGACCTCGCCGGCCGGCTGGCACCGGCCGAGGTCTTCCACGAGATCCTCGAGCACCGTTGGTTCCTGTCCGAGAAGGCCGGCCACGACGTCGGGACGACGAGGGCCGCGCGCTCCTACTTCGACACCGTGCTGCCCCGCACGCCCAAGGAGCTGACCACCCCCTCGGCCATCGTCGGCAGCCGCGACTGA
- a CDS encoding extracellular solute-binding protein: protein MTVSRNGKGRSSGRAATRGRRRQLGGAAAAAVLASTLAACGGDSGAANALTWYINPDSGGQAEIAARCSQESGGAYTIEVAQLPREASAQREQLIRRLAANDASIDLMSLDPPFIPEFAEAGFLAPVPEDVAQRVSEDVVQSAVAGATWDGELVTVPFWANTQLLWYRESVAEEAGLDMSQPVTWDQILEAAQQTDTLIGAQGARAESLTVWLNALIESAGGSIITENAEDPGDIQLGLESEQAARAAEVMRAVADSGVAGAAFSTENEDASATEFEGPNGGFMVNWPFVYGRALSAAEAGTLDPSVPEDYGWAVYPRVNPNDEAAPPYGGINLGVGAFSAAPELAYQAAECIVSDQNQAYYFTTNGNPASSIPVYDDPEVLEVFPMAPEIRESLEIAAPRPQTVYYNEVSAAIQRTYHPPGSVVPGVTGPTAAELIRAVLAGEQLL from the coding sequence ATGACGGTGTCGAGGAACGGCAAGGGCAGATCGTCCGGCAGAGCCGCGACGCGGGGGCGCAGACGTCAGCTGGGCGGTGCCGCAGCCGCGGCGGTCCTGGCCTCGACGCTCGCCGCGTGCGGGGGTGACTCGGGCGCGGCGAACGCGCTCACCTGGTACATCAACCCCGACTCCGGCGGGCAGGCCGAGATCGCCGCGCGGTGCAGCCAGGAGTCCGGCGGGGCGTACACGATCGAGGTCGCGCAGCTGCCCCGGGAGGCCTCGGCGCAGCGCGAGCAGCTGATCCGGCGCCTGGCGGCCAATGACGCGTCGATCGACCTGATGAGCCTCGACCCGCCCTTCATCCCCGAGTTCGCCGAGGCCGGCTTCCTGGCCCCGGTGCCCGAGGACGTCGCGCAACGGGTCAGCGAGGACGTCGTGCAGAGCGCCGTCGCGGGTGCCACCTGGGACGGCGAGCTGGTGACCGTCCCGTTCTGGGCGAACACCCAGCTGCTCTGGTATCGCGAGTCCGTGGCCGAGGAGGCCGGCCTGGACATGAGCCAGCCGGTCACCTGGGACCAGATCCTCGAGGCCGCGCAGCAGACCGACACGCTGATCGGAGCCCAGGGCGCCCGCGCCGAGTCGCTGACGGTGTGGCTCAACGCGCTCATCGAGTCCGCCGGTGGGTCGATCATCACCGAGAACGCCGAGGACCCCGGGGACATCCAGCTCGGTCTCGAGTCCGAGCAGGCCGCCCGTGCGGCCGAGGTGATGCGTGCGGTCGCCGACAGCGGGGTCGCCGGCGCGGCCTTCTCCACGGAGAACGAGGACGCCTCGGCCACCGAGTTCGAAGGTCCGAACGGCGGCTTCATGGTCAACTGGCCGTTTGTCTACGGACGGGCGCTGAGCGCCGCGGAGGCCGGCACCCTCGATCCGTCGGTGCCGGAGGACTACGGCTGGGCGGTCTACCCGCGGGTCAACCCCAACGACGAGGCTGCCCCGCCCTACGGGGGGATCAACCTCGGGGTCGGCGCGTTCAGCGCGGCCCCCGAGCTGGCCTACCAGGCCGCCGAGTGCATCGTCTCGGACCAGAACCAGGCCTACTACTTCACGACCAACGGCAACCCGGCCTCCTCCATCCCGGTCTACGACGACCCCGAGGTCCTCGAGGTCTTCCCGATGGCCCCCGAGATCCGGGAGTCGCTGGAGATCGCCGCCCCGCGGCCGCAGACCGTCTACTACAACGAGGTCTCGGCCGCCATCCAGCGGACCTACCACCCGCCGGGCTCGGTCGTCCCCGGGGTGACCGGTCCCACCGCGGCCGAGCTGATCCGAGCCGTCCTCGCAGGGGAGCAGCTGCTGTGA
- a CDS encoding sigma-70 family RNA polymerase sigma factor, with product MVRDHGRLEGRELDVRAAYAAHGAELYRFALRQLGDGGAAQDVVQEVFLRAWRSADAYDPRLASLRTWLFAIARNVVVDEARRFAVRPWQRTLTDGTGADVPAVAGIDEALVDGWVVEEALRRIGEDHRTAIVQTHLRGRPHAEVAAELGIPVGTLRSRVFYGLKALRLAMEEMGVEP from the coding sequence ATGGTGCGCGACCACGGGCGGCTGGAGGGCCGCGAGCTCGACGTCCGGGCGGCCTACGCCGCGCACGGCGCCGAGCTGTACCGCTTCGCGCTGCGCCAGCTGGGGGACGGCGGGGCCGCGCAGGACGTCGTCCAGGAGGTGTTCCTGCGCGCCTGGCGCTCCGCGGACGCCTACGACCCGCGCCTCGCCAGCCTGCGGACCTGGCTGTTCGCCATCGCCCGCAACGTCGTCGTCGACGAGGCGCGGCGGTTCGCCGTCCGGCCGTGGCAGCGGACGCTGACCGACGGGACGGGCGCCGACGTCCCCGCGGTGGCCGGCATCGACGAGGCGCTGGTGGACGGGTGGGTCGTCGAGGAGGCGCTGCGCCGGATCGGCGAGGACCACCGGACGGCGATCGTGCAGACCCACCTGCGCGGACGGCCGCACGCGGAGGTGGCCGCGGAGCTCGGCATCCCGGTCGGCACGCTGCGGAGCCGGGTGTTCTACGGCCTCAAGGCACTGCGCTTGGCGATGGAGGAGATGGGGGTGGAACCGTGA
- a CDS encoding carbohydrate ABC transporter permease gives MTTTTLPPAEKTQPASAPRGTISDRSRAERKLGWLLAGPAFFVMLAVTAYPILQAVYESLFSYRLTDPANRSFTGLSNYLVIVTDPLWWQALGITLFITVVTVAVELVLGFGLAMVMAKALSSIRPVVRASILIPYAVITVVSALAWQFAFDINTGFVNSWFAWLPGVGTDTDWFGGTWTSLLVICLAEIWKTTPFISLLLLAGLAQVPEVLQEAAKVDGASWWQRLSRVTIPNMKAAIMVAVLFRSLDAFRIFDTIFIMTAGANGTESVSFLAYRQTIARLEIGLGSAVSVLLFLCVVLIAVGFIKGFKVDLSQARGEG, from the coding sequence GTGACCACCACGACCCTCCCACCGGCGGAGAAGACCCAGCCGGCCTCCGCGCCACGCGGCACGATCAGCGATCGGTCCCGCGCCGAACGCAAGCTCGGTTGGCTGCTCGCCGGCCCGGCCTTCTTCGTGATGCTGGCGGTGACCGCCTACCCGATCCTGCAGGCGGTCTACGAGTCGCTCTTCTCCTACCGGCTCACCGACCCGGCCAACCGCTCGTTCACCGGGCTGTCCAACTACCTGGTGATCGTCACCGACCCGTTGTGGTGGCAGGCCCTCGGCATCACCCTCTTTATCACGGTGGTGACGGTCGCGGTCGAGTTGGTCCTCGGCTTCGGCTTGGCCATGGTGATGGCCAAGGCGTTGAGCTCGATCCGGCCCGTCGTGCGGGCCTCGATCCTCATCCCGTACGCGGTGATCACCGTCGTCTCCGCGCTTGCCTGGCAGTTCGCCTTCGACATCAACACCGGGTTCGTCAACAGCTGGTTCGCCTGGCTGCCCGGCGTCGGCACTGACACCGACTGGTTCGGCGGCACCTGGACGTCGTTGCTGGTCATCTGCCTGGCCGAGATCTGGAAGACCACGCCGTTCATTTCGCTGCTGCTGCTCGCGGGCCTGGCGCAGGTTCCGGAGGTGCTGCAGGAGGCGGCCAAGGTCGACGGCGCCAGCTGGTGGCAGCGGCTGTCGCGGGTGACGATCCCCAACATGAAGGCGGCCATCATGGTCGCCGTGCTGTTCCGGTCGCTCGATGCGTTCCGGATCTTCGACACCATCTTCATCATGACCGCCGGTGCGAACGGCACCGAGTCGGTGTCGTTCCTCGCCTACCGGCAGACCATCGCGCGGCTGGAGATCGGCCTCGGCTCGGCGGTCTCGGTGCTGCTGTTCCTCTGCGTGGTGCTCATCGCGGTGGGCTTCATCAAGGGCTTCAAGGTCGACCTGTCACAGGCAAGGGGGGAGGGGTGA
- a CDS encoding anti-sigma factor family protein, which translates to MTERGEHRGLREQLGWYALGHGTPEERAGVRAHLDGCASCRAELAELAPLAARLEGVDPDRLDEQPAPPAGLGEAVLARIAAEEPLRRRRTSSRRALAAAAVVGVAAAGFGIGWLARPVPDPLPLEPVAVQVADSGIQATADVVPHTWGVEVKLTGEGFTAGAVYRVVVTDEDGTAVPAGQFLGVGPAELRCNLNSSVLREDATGFQVVAADGTVVASSEL; encoded by the coding sequence GTGACCGAGCGGGGAGAGCACCGGGGACTGCGTGAGCAGCTGGGCTGGTACGCCCTCGGGCACGGGACGCCGGAGGAGCGGGCCGGCGTCCGCGCGCACCTGGACGGGTGCGCCTCCTGCCGTGCGGAGCTCGCCGAGCTGGCGCCGCTCGCCGCACGGCTGGAGGGCGTGGACCCCGACCGGCTCGACGAGCAGCCGGCGCCCCCGGCCGGCCTCGGCGAGGCGGTGCTGGCCCGGATCGCGGCCGAGGAGCCGCTGCGCCGGCGGCGGACGTCATCCCGCCGGGCGCTGGCCGCGGCCGCCGTCGTGGGCGTGGCCGCGGCGGGCTTCGGGATCGGCTGGCTGGCCCGCCCGGTGCCGGACCCGCTACCGCTCGAGCCGGTCGCGGTGCAGGTCGCGGACAGCGGCATCCAGGCCACCGCCGACGTCGTCCCGCACACGTGGGGCGTGGAGGTCAAGCTGACCGGCGAGGGCTTCACCGCCGGCGCGGTCTACCGAGTCGTGGTCACCGACGAGGACGGCACCGCGGTCCCCGCCGGCCAGTTCCTCGGCGTGGGGCCCGCGGAGCTGCGCTGCAACCTCAACTCCTCGGTTCTGCGGGAGGACGCCACCGGTTTCCAGGTCGTGGCCGCCGACGGCACCGTGGTGGCGAGCTCGGAGCTGTGA
- a CDS encoding FtsK/SpoIIIE family DNA translocase, giving the protein MPARTTTTRPSGRSSARGRSGSGSTASRKRPPAKRPAAGGRKPAGRKPASKGSGPGLWGVVSGGWSLLARGAGGLARSVARPEEAEPLAPEHRRDGVGLAVLGLAVVLGAAAWSNGIGPVGAVFAGGVRWIVGSLVMVLPVVLFLVALRLLRRGPHPEARGRLAIGWLCLVVSVLGIAEVVGEGAAPSQDRPGSGGLVGWAAATPLVAGVGTVVAVVLLVLLAFFGLLVLTATPVHQIPERLRELTDRLLGQVHDDEDVYDEDWDEEEPAEAPAPRRGRRRSLSDDLMDTGPVETVPAIDHAALDDAPEAVLHQPPPPPVPTRRPAVVDRTAPVEELEPIAEPEQLRIEPVEGQYTLPSVGVLRPGDPPKKSSKANEAAIEAITGVLEQFNIDAVVTSFTRGPTVTRYEIELGPAVKVEKITALTKNMAYAVANDNIRILAPIPGKSAVGVEVPNTDREMVSLGDVLRSQVAKQDPHPMLVGLGKDIEGGFVCANLAKMPHLLVAGATGAGKSSCVNSLLTSLLLRATPDQLRMILVDPKMVELTPYDGIPHLITPIITDPKKAATALAWLVEEMEQRYQDMRSTGVRHIDDFNRKVERGEIVAPPGSERVYRPYPYILAIVDELADLMMVAPRDVEESIVRITQKARAAGIHLVLATQRPSVDVVTGLIKANVPSRLAFSTSSLTDSRVILDQPGAEKLIGMGDALFMPIGQGKPMRVQGAYVSDAEIEAVVEFTKRQAEPEYREEVFSAAEGEKKEIDEDIGGDLELLVQAVELVVTSQFGSTSMLQRKLRVGFAKAGRLMDLMESRGIVGPSEGSKARDVLVKPDELESVMFTLRGTEG; this is encoded by the coding sequence ATGCCTGCTCGCACGACGACGACCCGACCCTCGGGCCGGTCGTCCGCGCGCGGACGCTCGGGCTCCGGGTCGACCGCGTCCCGGAAGCGCCCGCCCGCCAAGCGACCCGCCGCCGGCGGCCGCAAGCCCGCCGGCCGCAAGCCCGCGTCCAAGGGGTCCGGTCCGGGTCTGTGGGGCGTCGTCAGCGGCGGCTGGTCGTTGCTGGCGCGGGGCGCCGGCGGGCTGGCCCGCTCGGTCGCCCGCCCGGAGGAGGCCGAGCCGCTCGCGCCCGAGCACCGCCGCGACGGCGTCGGCCTGGCCGTGCTGGGTCTGGCCGTCGTCCTGGGTGCGGCCGCCTGGAGCAACGGCATCGGCCCGGTCGGCGCCGTGTTCGCCGGCGGGGTGCGCTGGATCGTCGGCTCGCTGGTCATGGTGCTGCCAGTCGTGCTGTTCCTGGTCGCGCTGCGGCTGCTGCGCCGCGGACCGCACCCCGAGGCGCGCGGCAGGCTGGCGATCGGCTGGCTGTGCCTGGTGGTGTCGGTGCTGGGCATCGCCGAGGTCGTCGGCGAGGGCGCCGCCCCGTCGCAGGACCGGCCCGGCTCCGGCGGGCTGGTCGGCTGGGCTGCGGCCACGCCGCTGGTCGCGGGCGTGGGCACCGTCGTCGCCGTCGTCCTGCTGGTCCTGCTGGCCTTCTTCGGCCTGCTGGTGCTGACCGCCACGCCGGTGCACCAGATCCCCGAGCGGCTCCGTGAGCTCACCGACCGCCTGCTGGGCCAGGTCCACGACGACGAGGACGTCTACGACGAGGACTGGGACGAGGAGGAGCCGGCCGAGGCGCCGGCGCCCCGCCGCGGCCGCCGCCGGTCGCTGTCGGACGACCTGATGGACACCGGCCCGGTGGAGACCGTGCCGGCGATCGACCACGCGGCGCTCGACGACGCGCCCGAGGCGGTGCTGCACCAGCCGCCACCTCCGCCGGTCCCGACCCGCCGCCCCGCGGTGGTGGACCGGACCGCGCCGGTGGAGGAGCTCGAGCCCATCGCCGAGCCCGAGCAGCTGCGCATCGAGCCGGTCGAGGGGCAGTACACGCTGCCCTCGGTCGGTGTGCTGCGCCCCGGCGACCCGCCGAAGAAGAGCTCGAAGGCCAACGAGGCGGCGATCGAGGCCATCACCGGCGTGCTGGAGCAGTTCAACATCGACGCGGTCGTCACCAGCTTCACCCGCGGCCCGACGGTCACCCGCTACGAGATCGAGCTGGGCCCGGCGGTCAAGGTCGAGAAGATCACCGCGCTGACCAAGAACATGGCCTACGCGGTGGCCAACGACAACATCCGGATCCTCGCGCCGATCCCCGGCAAGTCCGCCGTCGGCGTCGAGGTGCCCAACACCGACCGCGAGATGGTGAGCCTCGGTGACGTGCTGCGCTCCCAGGTGGCCAAGCAGGACCCGCACCCGATGCTGGTCGGGCTGGGCAAGGACATCGAGGGCGGGTTCGTCTGCGCGAACCTGGCCAAGATGCCGCACCTGCTGGTCGCCGGCGCCACCGGTGCCGGTAAGTCCAGCTGCGTCAACTCGCTGTTGACCTCGCTGCTGCTGCGGGCGACGCCCGACCAGCTGCGGATGATCCTGGTCGACCCCAAGATGGTCGAGCTCACGCCCTACGACGGCATCCCGCACCTGATCACGCCGATCATCACCGACCCGAAGAAGGCGGCCACCGCGCTGGCCTGGCTGGTCGAGGAGATGGAGCAGCGCTACCAGGACATGCGCTCCACCGGCGTCCGGCACATCGACGACTTCAACCGCAAGGTCGAGCGCGGCGAGATCGTGGCGCCGCCGGGCAGCGAGCGGGTGTACCGGCCCTACCCCTACATCCTGGCCATCGTCGACGAGCTCGCCGACCTCATGATGGTCGCCCCGCGCGACGTCGAGGAGTCGATCGTCCGGATCACCCAGAAGGCCCGTGCGGCCGGCATCCACCTGGTGCTGGCCACTCAGCGGCCGTCGGTCGACGTCGTCACCGGCCTGATCAAGGCCAACGTCCCCTCGCGGCTGGCGTTCTCCACCTCCAGCCTCACCGACAGCCGGGTCATCCTCGACCAGCCCGGCGCGGAGAAGCTCATCGGCATGGGCGACGCGCTGTTCATGCCGATCGGCCAGGGCAAGCCGATGCGGGTGCAGGGCGCCTACGTCTCCGACGCCGAGATAGAGGCGGTCGTCGAGTTCACCAAGCGCCAGGCCGAGCCGGAGTACCGCGAGGAGGTCTTCAGCGCCGCCGAGGGCGAGAAGAAGGAGATCGACGAGGACATCGGCGGGGACCTGGAGCTGCTCGTCCAGGCCGTGGAGCTCGTCGTCACCAGCCAGTTCGGCTCGACGTCGATGCTGCAGCGCAAGCTGCGGGTCGGTTTCGCCAAGGCCGGACGGCTCATGGACCTCATGGAGAGCCGCGGGATCGTCGGCCCGTCCGAGGGGTCCAAGGCCCGCGACGTGCTGGTCAAGCCCGACGAGCTCGAGTCGGTGATGTTCACCCTCCGCGGCACCGAGGGGTAG
- a CDS encoding MiaB/RimO family radical SAM methylthiotransferase, with product MTPPTDPARTVAVVTLGCARNEVDSEELAGRLAAGGYRLVEDAEGADAVLVNTCGFIESAKKDSVDAVLAATDSGARVVAVGCMAERYGSELAGALPEATVLGFDDYTAIGDRLDDVLTGRPLIPHDPRDRRTLLPISPVDRSAAVTALDAPAIPGHGWLQRRRLASGPSAALKLASGCDRRCAFCAIPAFRGSFVSRPPAEVLGEAQWLASQGVTELVLVSENSTSYGKDLGDLRHLERLLPQLAAVEGIARVRVAYLQPAELRPGLLEVIAATDGIAPYFDLSFQHSSPTLLRRMRRFGGTDDFLALIDRARALAPAAGFRTNVILGFPGETEDDVAELEHFLVEGRLDAVGVFGYSDEEGTEAMGLPGKLDQAEIDVRVRRITDLVEELTAQRAEDRLGDRVEVLLTEDLSAEAGTGVWAGHAAHQDPEADGTTTVTGVPDGAVAGMLVAAEVVDTEGVDLVATALVPAVHA from the coding sequence GTGACACCTCCGACCGACCCTGCCCGCACCGTGGCGGTGGTGACCCTCGGGTGCGCCCGCAACGAGGTCGACTCGGAGGAGCTGGCCGGCCGGCTGGCCGCCGGCGGGTACCGCTTGGTCGAGGACGCCGAGGGCGCGGACGCCGTCCTGGTGAACACCTGCGGCTTCATCGAGTCGGCCAAGAAGGACTCCGTCGACGCCGTCCTGGCCGCCACCGACTCCGGCGCCCGGGTGGTCGCGGTCGGCTGCATGGCCGAGCGGTACGGCTCCGAGCTCGCCGGTGCGCTGCCCGAGGCCACGGTGCTCGGCTTCGACGACTACACGGCCATCGGCGACCGGCTCGACGACGTGCTCACCGGTCGTCCGCTCATCCCGCACGACCCCCGGGACCGGCGCACGCTGCTGCCGATCAGCCCGGTGGACCGCAGCGCGGCCGTCACCGCGCTCGACGCCCCGGCCATCCCCGGCCACGGCTGGCTGCAGCGGCGCCGGCTGGCCTCGGGCCCGTCGGCCGCGTTGAAGCTCGCCTCCGGCTGCGACCGGCGCTGCGCCTTCTGCGCCATCCCGGCCTTCCGCGGCTCGTTCGTCTCCCGCCCGCCGGCGGAGGTGCTCGGCGAGGCGCAGTGGCTGGCCTCGCAGGGCGTCACCGAGCTGGTCCTGGTCAGCGAGAACTCCACGTCCTACGGCAAGGACCTCGGCGACCTGCGCCACCTGGAGCGGCTGCTGCCGCAGCTGGCCGCGGTCGAGGGCATCGCCCGGGTGCGGGTGGCGTACCTGCAGCCGGCCGAGCTGCGGCCGGGCCTGCTCGAGGTCATCGCCGCGACAGACGGGATCGCCCCCTACTTCGACCTCTCCTTCCAGCACTCCTCGCCGACGCTGTTGCGCCGGATGCGCCGCTTCGGCGGTACCGACGACTTCCTCGCGCTGATCGATCGGGCTCGCGCGCTGGCGCCGGCCGCCGGCTTCCGCACCAACGTCATCCTCGGCTTCCCCGGGGAGACCGAGGACGACGTCGCCGAGCTCGAGCACTTCCTCGTCGAGGGGCGGCTGGACGCCGTCGGGGTGTTCGGTTACTCCGACGAGGAGGGCACCGAGGCGATGGGGCTGCCGGGCAAGCTCGACCAGGCCGAGATCGACGTCCGCGTCCGGCGGATCACCGACCTGGTCGAGGAGCTCACCGCGCAGCGCGCCGAGGACCGCCTCGGCGATCGGGTCGAGGTGCTGCTCACCGAGGACCTCTCCGCCGAGGCGGGGACCGGGGTGTGGGCCGGGCACGCCGCCCACCAGGACCCCGAGGCCGACGGGACCACGACGGTCACCGGGGTGCCGGACGGCGCGGTCGCGGGCATGCTGGTCGCCGCAGAGGTCGTCGACACCGAGGGGGTCGACCTGGTGGCCACGGCACTCGTGCCCGCGGTGCACGCATGA
- a CDS encoding TetR/AcrR family transcriptional regulator: MPGSHTRGGNAMGRTRAGLLDGAVRAFAERGLRGSTMQSVAAAAGVAKATLYNHFRTKDEVARALLAAELDRLTALVAGSAPGAALTALADEVAGHPVLRRVGGDEPAVLTGLLATSPERWAELVDRLATALGADADVAELTARWLLGLVLQPGEPAVRRATAQRLAHLVRPD; this comes from the coding sequence GTGCCGGGCTCGCACACCCGCGGCGGCAACGCCATGGGGCGCACCCGCGCAGGCCTGCTCGACGGTGCCGTGCGGGCGTTCGCCGAGCGCGGCCTGCGGGGCAGCACCATGCAGTCGGTGGCGGCCGCAGCCGGTGTGGCCAAGGCGACCCTCTACAACCACTTCCGGACCAAGGACGAGGTGGCCCGCGCGCTGCTGGCCGCCGAACTCGACCGGCTCACCGCGCTGGTCGCCGGCTCCGCTCCCGGTGCGGCCCTGACCGCGCTGGCCGACGAGGTTGCCGGCCACCCGGTGCTGCGCCGCGTCGGCGGCGACGAGCCGGCCGTGCTGACCGGCCTGCTGGCCACCTCGCCCGAGCGCTGGGCGGAGCTGGTGGACCGACTGGCCACGGCGCTGGGAGCCGACGCCGACGTCGCCGAGCTCACGGCGCGCTGGCTGCTCGGTCTGGTGCTCCAGCCGGGGGAGCCGGCCGTGCGCCGCGCGACGGCCCAGCGGCTCGCCCACCTCGTCCGGCCGGACTGA
- the pgsA gene encoding CDP-diacylglycerol--glycerol-3-phosphate 3-phosphatidyltransferase, whose product MNSPVDPAATPPQSARVVNLPNALTLLRLAVVPVFAALLFADGGMDDDRRYWATLVFALAIITDRYDGMIARRTGQVTEFGKLADPIADKALTGTALIGLSVLALLPWWVTLTILVREVGVTLLRFWVIRHGVIAASRGGKAKTVLQALAIGLYTLPFDGLFGTLRWWVMAAAVVLTVVTGLDYVHRALALRRTSARAMRAAAARRSAGPAGGPRTDAAA is encoded by the coding sequence ATGAACTCTCCGGTGGACCCGGCCGCCACGCCGCCCCAGTCGGCGCGGGTCGTCAACCTGCCCAACGCGCTGACCCTGCTCCGGCTGGCCGTGGTGCCGGTGTTCGCCGCGCTGCTGTTCGCCGACGGCGGGATGGACGACGACCGGCGCTACTGGGCCACCCTCGTCTTCGCGCTCGCGATCATCACCGACCGCTACGACGGGATGATCGCCCGGCGCACCGGCCAGGTGACCGAGTTCGGCAAGCTCGCCGACCCGATCGCCGACAAGGCGCTGACCGGCACCGCCCTCATCGGCCTCTCGGTCCTCGCACTGCTGCCCTGGTGGGTGACGCTCACCATCCTCGTCCGCGAGGTCGGCGTGACCCTGCTGCGCTTCTGGGTGATCCGCCACGGGGTGATCGCGGCCAGCCGCGGCGGCAAGGCCAAGACCGTCCTCCAGGCGCTGGCCATCGGGCTCTACACGCTCCCGTTCGACGGCCTGTTCGGCACGCTGCGGTGGTGGGTGATGGCCGCCGCCGTGGTGCTCACCGTGGTGACCGGCCTGGACTACGTCCACCGCGCCCTGGCGCTGCGGCGCACCAGCGCCCGTGCCATGCGCGCCGCGGCCGCCCGCCGTTCGGCGGGACCGGCCGGCGGGCCGCGGACCGACGCCGCCGCCTGA